The DNA window CGGTGTCCGACGAGCCGATGCCCACGGCACGCGAGGTCCACTACCTGCTCGATCACCTGAACAACTACCTCAACGTACCGGTGCGCGCCCAGGACGTGGCCGCCGCCTGGACCGGCCTGCGTCCCCTGATCGCGGCGCCGCCGCGCCGCGTCGCCGGCGGGCGCCGCCGCCGCCGCGGGACCGCATCCCTGACCCGCGACCACTACCTCACCGAGAGCCGCGCCGGACTGGTATCGGTGGCCGGCGGCAAGTGGACCACCTACCGCGTCATGGCGGTGCACGCGGTCAACCGCGCCGTGGCCGCCGGCGGGCTGGCCGCCCGCACCGTTTCGCAGACCCGCACCACGCTGCTGGCCGGCGCCGCCGGCTATCGCCCCGATGCGCACGGACTGCAGCGCCGCCACCGGCTGCCGGCGGACATCGCCCGCCACCTCGACACCACCTACGGCGCCCGCGCCACGGCGGTCGCCCGGCTGGCCGCGGCCGGGCACGGCGCCCGGCTGGCGACGCGCTACCCCTACCTGGAGGCGGAAGCCGTGTACGCGGCGCGCCATGAAGCGGCCTGCACGGTGGACGACGTGCTGTCGCGGCGCACCCGCCTGGCGTTTCTGGACAGCGCGGCGGCACTGGCGAGCGTGCCGAGAGTAGCGGAACTGTTGGCGGGGGAACTGCACTGGAGCGCCGCGCAGCGGCGCCGCGAGGAGGCTGCCGCGGCCGCCCGGCTGCACGCCACCTGGGCGGCGGTCGCGGCCGGCGGCGTGCCGCTCAGCGACTGAGTCGCCGTCCCGCTTCGCCGCGGCCACCTTGCAGACGGCGCGCGCCGTGCTTCACACCGCCGGGTGCTTCATACCACCGGCTCGGGCAGCGCGCGCCGTATCTCGTCGACGCGGTAGCCGAACCCGGCGCCGGTGAGCGTGGACAGGTCCACGCCTCCGCCGCGGCGCCGGTACAGGCCGGGGTGCACCTGCGCCTCGGCGGCGGAGGCGGCGGGATAGAACTGCATGGCGTTGGTTTCCACCCCCATGATGGTGCCGGCGTGGGCGGCCAACTGCACGTGCGGTACCTGCGCCAGCATCGGATTGGTCAGATCCTGCACCATCAGCGTCATGCCGTGCTGCCGCGCCCAGCACAGGCTCAGGATCGCTCCGGTCTGCGTCTTGCACGTCTTCAGCGCCACGCCGCTCCAGCCGAGTTCACGGCCCAGGCGCACCAGGGTCCAGTCGTGCGCGCTCTCGTCCATGAACAGCGGTTTGCGCGCCGCCACCGAGCGCACGTCGATCCGGTGGCGTTCCAGGTCGTACGGGAACGGCTGCTCCACGTACAGGATCGACGCGTAGGTGCGCGGCTCTTCGTCGCGCAGGCGGTCCAATATGCGGTTCACGTAGTCGGGGTCGTCGACGGTGCAGTTGAAGTCGGCCGATAGCCACAGCACCGGGTGGCGCGCCGCGATCGCTCCCACCGCGACCAGGCGCTCGTAGTCCCACGCCTCGTCGTCGCCGCGCAGCTTCACCTTCAAGGCCTGCAGGCCGTCAGTCCGGATCCAGTCTTCCAGCAGCGTCGGGTAGCCGTCGCCCGGCTCGTCGCCGGTGAGGTCGGCCGGAGACAGCGGATCGAGGCCGCCCACCAGGTGCCACGCGATCAGCCGGCTCGGCGGCGCGGCCAGGTAGTCGTTCGGGTAGCGGCCGGCGAATGCCGGATCGTCGAGGAACGCGGCCAGGTCGCTCGCCAGGTGATCGGGACCGTAGGTCGCGTACGTCGGGCAGCAGTGCAGCTTGCCGTAGGCGTCGTGGGTCGCCAGGTCGAAGGCGGAGGCGCACACCAGCGCGGCGAGCCAGGGGATTGCCGCTTCGGCGGGGCGGGTGCGGTTGGCGGCGGCGAGCAAATCCGGGAGGCGCCTGGTGATGAATCGGTGACCGATCTCCATGGGGTGGCCGGGCCGGTCGTCCTCCGGCCAGGCGCGGGCGATCGTCTCGGTCAGGCCGCGCAGCGCCGCCAGCCGCTCGGCGTAGGAGAGGCTGCTCGGCCACACCCACTGTACGTTGAGCGGAGTTTCCCCCCAGCCCACCGCGGTAGTCCGGTCCGCGGTCCCCGCGTGGCCGGCTGCCCGCAACTGGACGCTGGCGCGGGCGCAGATCACCTCGGTAAGCACCTCGGGGCCGAACTTGAGCGGTACGCGGGTCGTTACGGGGAGGTAGTAGAGCCGGGTGGCGCCGAGCACTGCGGCTCGCTGCTGTGACGCGGGCATGGCGGGGCCGAGTATAGCAGGGCCGCCCGCACCGCGAGGGCAGGGGAACGGCGGTGCGTTACGGGCAAGGGCAAAAAAAGAGGCCCCTGGGTAAAGGAGGTAAAACCCCAGGGGCCAGTGGATGGAAATCGATACACCCGGGGTGCGGGACACGCAACCTTGGCCAGTCGGCGTCCGGAAGAGGCCCCCCAGTCTGTATGTAAAAGAGAAACCACGACCCGTGGCAAAGGTTACAGGCGGTTTCGGGAAACTTCAGAGGA is part of the Spirochaetaceae bacterium genome and encodes:
- a CDS encoding FAD-dependent oxidoreductase encodes the protein SSRSTKLVHGGVRYLEQAVKRIDRSQFRLVREALRERQALLELAPHLVHELPIFVPLYQLGQHPYYRIGLRLYDRLAGKYALHRSEFVPREHVLTRFPYLREEVRGHGPPRRLRGGVVYHDGQFDDARMNLALALTAAEQGAAVANYVAVEAFTTDAGGRITGAAVRDQLTGTSWPVRARVVLNAAGPYVDRLRELDDGASVPLLRVSAGTHLVLGPRFPAPDTGFLIPRTEDGRVIFVLPWQRRLLVGTTEVSAPVSDEPMPTAREVHYLLDHLNNYLNVPVRAQDVAAAWTGLRPLIAAPPRRVAGGRRRRRGTASLTRDHYLTESRAGLVSVAGGKWTTYRVMAVHAVNRAVAAGGLAARTVSQTRTTLLAGAAGYRPDAHGLQRRHRLPADIARHLDTTYGARATAVARLAAAGHGARLATRYPYLEAEAVYAARHEAACTVDDVLSRRTRLAFLDSAAALASVPRVAELLAGELHWSAAQRRREEAAAAARLHATWAAVAAGGVPLSD